The Nocardia sp. BMG51109 nucleotide sequence ACCGGTGAAACCGGAGCCTACGGAAAATGTGCGCGCACCAGATCCGCGCCACCTATGCGCCGCGCCAGGTCGATGCCAACCCGGTGTCCCGCAGCGGAGCAAGTGGAAACGCCGGATAAGTGGTCGTCGCGGGCCGAGCGGGTCCGCCCCACGCCTCGTGCGCGCGATATGCGATTCACACGAGGAAAGGCACGAACCTGAGCAAGATCACTGTCGAACAGGAGCCGGGGGTGTCGGAGACACTACTGACGGCCGAACTCGACCCCACACATACCGCCCCGTCATTCGCCGAATTGGGTGTGCGCCCGGAAATCGTGCGCGCGCTCGGCGAGATCGGAATCGAACGCACCTTCGCCATCCAGGAACTGACCCTGCCCCTGGCGCTGACCGGTGAGGATCTCATCGGCCAGGCGCGCACCGGCATGGGCAAGACCTTCGGATTCGGCGTACCGCTGCTGCACCGGATCACCTCCCCGGACGACTCCGGCGTCACCGCGCTGGACGGCACGCCGCGGGCACTGGTCATCGTGCCCACCCGGGAGCTGTGCGTCCAGGTCACCCAGGACCTGGAGAACGCAAGCAAGCATCTGACCAACCACCAGGGCCCGCTGCGGGTCGCCTCGATCTACGGTGGCCGTCCCTACGAGGCGCAGATCGAGGCGCTGCGCTCGGGCGTCGACGTGGTCGTCGGCACGCCCGGGCGACTGCTGGATCTGGCCGAGCAGCAGCATCTGATCCTGGGCAAGGTCGCGGTGCTGGTGCTCGACGAGGCCGACGAGATGCTCGACCTGGGCTTCCTGCCCGATATCGAGCGGATCCTCACCATGGTGCCCGATACCCGCCCGAACGGTCAGGGCCCGCGGGGCCGCCAGACCATGCTGTTCTCGGCGACCATGCCGGGGCCGATCATCACGCTGGCCCGCACGTTCCTGCACAAGCCCACGCACATCCGGGCCGAGGAACCGCACGACTCGGCGGTGCACGAACGCACCGCGCAGTTCGTCTACCGGGCACACGCGCTGGACAAGAGCGAGCTGATCGCGCGAATCCTGCAGGCCGAGAGCCGCGGCGCCACCATGATTTTCACCCGCACCAAGCGCACCGCGCAGAAGGTCGCCGACGATCTCGCCGAGCGCGGGTTCGCCGTCGGCGCCGTGCACGGCGATCTGGGCCAGATCGCGCGCGAGAAGGCCCTGGACAAGTTCCGCAAGGGCAAGATCGACGTGCTGGTCGCGACCGACGTCGCGGCGCGCGGCATCGATATCGACGACGTCACGCACGTCGTCAACTACCAGTGCCCCGAGGACGAGAAGACCTACGTGCACCGCATCGGCCGCACCGGCCGCGCCGGGCGCACCGGTGTCGCGGTCACGCTGGTGGACTGGGACGAGCTGAAGCGCTGGGAGTCCATCGATTCCGCGCTCGGCCTGGGTATCCCGGCACCGGTGGAGACGTATTCGCGCTCCCCGCACCTGTTCTCGGATCTCGGCATCCCCGAGGGTGTCACCGGCACGCTGCGGCGCAAGCCGGTTCGAGACGAGGACGCGGTCGTCGTCGAGCGGGAGCGGGAGCGGCGCGCTCCGCGCAAGCGCAACCGCCGGCGCACCGTGCGCGGCCAGGCGATCGAGCGGACCGAGGGCGAAGGCACCGAGAACACCGCCGAATCGAACGGTGAGTCCACGGATTCCGCTGCCGCACAAGGCGATCCGGAGGCGAACGGTGCCGACAAGCCGTCTCGCCGCCGGCGCCGGCGCCGGTCCGGCGGGGGCGGCACCGGTGAGACCGGCGGGAACGGCACCGCGACCGAGGCATCGGGGGCATCCGATACCTCGGGAACGTCCGGCGAAGGCACCGAGCCGGAGTGGTCCACCGATGCCGACGACGACGCGGCCGACAAGCCCGCTCGCCGCCGTCGCCGGCGGCGCCGCAAGCCCGGCCCGGATGCGCACGAGGATGCCTCCGGCGCGGAAGGCAACGGCGAGTCGCGGGCACCGCGTGCCGACGCCACCGCGTCGGACTCCGTGACCACGTCGGCCTGAGCCCACACCCGATCCGCTACCCTCGCTCACGTGCTCGCACCCGAGCGGCGGACGCGCGCCGACCTCCTCGCCGCAGTCGCGATCGCCGTCGTCCTGGCGATCGCGGCGGTGGTCGTGTGGGTGAACAGCGATGCGCGCAAGACGATTTCCGAGCCGGCCGCGCGGGCGGCGACGGTGCCCACGACGGCCGCGGCGCTACCGGCGACGCTGCGTGAACTGTGGCACGAGCCCGACGGCGCGAACGCGCGGGCGCTGACGTCCGGCGGTGTCGCGATCACCGGCGACGGCGGCACGGTCACCGGGCGCGATCCGCGAACCGGCGGGCAGATCTGGAAGTACGAGCGCGACCTGCCGCTGTGCGGGGTGGAAAGCCAGTTCGGCACCGCGATCGCGACCTACCGCGATCAGCGCGGCTGCAGTCAGACCACGCTGCTCGCGGCCGACACCGGGGCCCGCCGCAACGCCCGCAGCAGCTATATGGACCGGCAGCTGAAGCTGTCGGTGGACGGCACCTACGCGCTGGCCCTCGGCGCGAACCGGCTGGAGGTGTGGCGCTCGGATCTCGTCCGCACCCTCGAGTACGGGTACGTGGACGCACCGGTCAACGTGCGCACCCAGCCGCGCAAGAACTGCCGCCTGCTGTCGGGCGCCTCCAGCAGCAGCCGGCTGGGGGTGCTGGAGCGCTGCCCCGACGACGCCGCCGACCGGCTGACCGTGCTGAATCCGGCGCCCAAGGACAACAGCGTGCCCGAGGAGTACGGCACGCACGTGCTCACCGAACCGGGCGCGGTATCCGACAAGGCCAGAGTGATCGCGGTGTCGGACAACCGGGTCGCGCTGTATCTGCCCGGCACCGGCGCCGAACCACCGCAGTTCGCGGTCTACGATCAGGCGGCCAATTTCCTTGCCGTGCATCGGCTCAACGCTCCACTGGCCGACAACCTCACGACCACCCGAATCGGCTCGGCCTTCCTGGTGTTCACCGGCAACAGTCTGATCGCGTTGAGCGCCACCACCTTCGACCCGCTCTGGACCGCCTCCGACGCCCTCGGCAGCCCCGCCCTGATGGCGGGCAAGCTGCTCATGCCGGTCCCGGACGGCATCGCCGTCGTCGATCCCGCCACCGGCGCGCAGGTCTCACGAATCCCGGTGCAGCGCAGCGACTATCACGGAGAGCACATTTCGCTGGCGGTCGTCGGCTCCACCCTGCTGGAGCACCGCGGCAACGGCCTCTACGCGCTCGGCTGAGCGCCCGCCGCGTGCACGGCGCGGCGCGGCTCGTACCAGCCGTCCGCCGCCGGCTCGCCGGCCATGTTCCAGCTCCAGGAGACGGTCGGCTCGACCCGCATGAAGTAACCCGGGCCGACCATGCCGACCCGGTCCACGGGCGACCCGGCGCGGCCGTAGACGCGCAGGCAGCGGGCGACGAACGGATCGAGCGACACCAGCTCGTCGAAGACCAGCGCGACCTGGTTGTTGCCCGCGTAGACGTTGCGGAACTTGCGGGTGTCGAGCACCGCCTCGCCGACACCGCCGACCCAGAACCCGGACCCGTCGAATTCGAAGGCCAGCGGCACCACGTCGGGCTGGCCACCGGGTGCGACCGTCGCCATCCGGACCAGCGGCTGTGACCGGATGAAGGCGGCCTCCTCCGCGCTGAACGACATCGGCGGGCCCTCCTTCCGGCGAACAAGGTCACTCGCACGGTACTAGCGGTCAATCGCCCTATCTGTCGAAAGCGCTGCGAGTCTGTTGCATTTATGTGACGTTCATCACGGGTCGGTCCGTCCGGGTGCACATTCTGCCTGACGGGCCGTGCGTGGACCCGGTGGGGGTACCCGCCACGGCCCGGAGAAGGAGCTCGACATGACGAATATCGGGACCGCGGGCAGGCGCTGGCGGCGCCTGGCGGCCGCGGCACTGGCCGCCGTCGCGCTGGCGACGACGGGGTGCGGCACCGGCGGGGGCGCGGCGGCCGCGGTCACCTACGACGAGGCCAAGACCTCCGGCAAGATCAAGGCCGGATTCGCGAACGAGGCCCCCTGGGCCTTCCTCGACAAGGACGGCTCGCTGACCGGCTACGCACCCGATGTCGCCCGTGCGGTCCTGAAAAATCTCGGAATCGACGAAATCGAGGGCGTCGTCACCGATTTCGACGGCTTGATCGACGGCGTGCGGGCGAACCACTACGCCTTCGTCGCCGCGGGCATGTCCATCAAGCCGAAACGTTGCGAGACTTCGGATTTCGCCGATCCCGATTTCCAGGTCGGCTCGGCATTCCTGGTGCCCCGGGGCAATCCGAAGAACATCGAGAAATTCACCGATATCACCGGCTCCGGCGTGCAGATCGCGACCCTCGGCGGCGCGGTCGAGAACGGATTCGCCGAGCAGGCGGGCGTGCCGAGCGACCGGATCGAGCCGATGGCCAAACAGGACGACATCCTGCGCGCGGTGCGCAACGGCGACGTATACGGCGCGGCACTGCTCGACGTGACGGCCCAGTGGCTGGTGAAGAACAATCCCGGCACCGGTCTCGAGGTGACTCCGACGATCCAGGCCTCCGATAAACCCGAGGTCGGCACCTTCAACTTCCGCAAGGGCGACAACCGGTTCCGCGACGACTTCAATCGCGAGCTGCGCAAGCTGCACGAGAGCGGCGAATGGCTGCGGATCGTCGAGAAATACGGGCTGACCGAGGCGAACGAGCCGACGCCGGCGATGACCACCGAGCAGTACTGCCGCTGACGAACCCGTGTCCGAGAATTTCGACACCTACCTGGATCGGATCGCCGCCGGGCTGCCGTTCACGATCTGGGCGACGGTCGGCGGCATCGGCCTGACCGTCGTGCTGGCGTTCGCCGCCGGGCTCGCGATGCTGTCTCGGTGGCGGCCGGTGCGCGCGGTGGCGCGGGTCTACGTGGAGGGCTTCCGCGGCAGTTCCGAAGTGGTGCAGCTGTTCTTCTTCGCGGTCGCGGTGCCGATCTTCTTCGGGGTGCGCATCGGCGCAACCGCGCAGAGCCTGCTGGTGATCGGCATCCTCGTGCTCGGGCTCAACCACGGCGCCTACGGCGCCGAAATAGTACGGGGGGCAATTAATTCCGTGCCACAGACACAGATAGAGGGTGCGATTGCGCTGAATCT carries:
- a CDS encoding DEAD/DEAH box helicase — encoded protein: MSETLLTAELDPTHTAPSFAELGVRPEIVRALGEIGIERTFAIQELTLPLALTGEDLIGQARTGMGKTFGFGVPLLHRITSPDDSGVTALDGTPRALVIVPTRELCVQVTQDLENASKHLTNHQGPLRVASIYGGRPYEAQIEALRSGVDVVVGTPGRLLDLAEQQHLILGKVAVLVLDEADEMLDLGFLPDIERILTMVPDTRPNGQGPRGRQTMLFSATMPGPIITLARTFLHKPTHIRAEEPHDSAVHERTAQFVYRAHALDKSELIARILQAESRGATMIFTRTKRTAQKVADDLAERGFAVGAVHGDLGQIAREKALDKFRKGKIDVLVATDVAARGIDIDDVTHVVNYQCPEDEKTYVHRIGRTGRAGRTGVAVTLVDWDELKRWESIDSALGLGIPAPVETYSRSPHLFSDLGIPEGVTGTLRRKPVRDEDAVVVERERERRAPRKRNRRRTVRGQAIERTEGEGTENTAESNGESTDSAAAQGDPEANGADKPSRRRRRRRSGGGGTGETGGNGTATEASGASDTSGTSGEGTEPEWSTDADDDAADKPARRRRRRRRKPGPDAHEDASGAEGNGESRAPRADATASDSVTTSA
- a CDS encoding PPOX class F420-dependent oxidoreductase is translated as MSFSAEEAAFIRSQPLVRMATVAPGGQPDVVPLAFEFDGSGFWVGGVGEAVLDTRKFRNVYAGNNQVALVFDELVSLDPFVARCLRVYGRAGSPVDRVGMVGPGYFMRVEPTVSWSWNMAGEPAADGWYEPRRAVHAAGAQPSA
- the ehuB gene encoding ectoine/hydroxyectoine ABC transporter substrate-binding protein EhuB → MTNIGTAGRRWRRLAAAALAAVALATTGCGTGGGAAAAVTYDEAKTSGKIKAGFANEAPWAFLDKDGSLTGYAPDVARAVLKNLGIDEIEGVVTDFDGLIDGVRANHYAFVAAGMSIKPKRCETSDFADPDFQVGSAFLVPRGNPKNIEKFTDITGSGVQIATLGGAVENGFAEQAGVPSDRIEPMAKQDDILRAVRNGDVYGAALLDVTAQWLVKNNPGTGLEVTPTIQASDKPEVGTFNFRKGDNRFRDDFNRELRKLHESGEWLRIVEKYGLTEANEPTPAMTTEQYCR
- a CDS encoding amino acid ABC transporter permease; translation: MSENFDTYLDRIAAGLPFTIWATVGGIGLTVVLAFAAGLAMLSRWRPVRAVARVYVEGFRGSSEVVQLFFFAVAVPIFFGVRIGATAQSLLVIGILVLGLNHGAYGAEIVRGAINSVPQTQIEGAIALNLSVPQRMWRVVLPQAVVEMLPPFNNLFIQLLKATALLSFIAVPEIFKKADELRAVPAFADELGLIYAMELVIYLVFAVVITIVMRALERLAAHRVGRAPARRRGRLSMAVGA